A portion of the uncultured Bacteroides sp. genome contains these proteins:
- a CDS encoding cation:proton antiporter, which translates to MEKAKSNYIIYVIMLLLFGGLIYIAIDEGGRFIQHSATDVAAQQGTPFTLFVRFLLDNLHHPLAILLIQIIAVLLAVRLFGYLFKHIGQPGVIGEIVAGIVLGPSLLGYFFPDAFHFLFPPESLTNLGLVSQVGLILFMFVIGLELDFSVLKNKINETLVISHAGILVPFFLGIVASFWIYEEYAAAQTEFLPFALFIGISMSITAFPVLARIIQERNMTKTPVGVLSIASAANDDVTAWCLLAVVIAIAKAGSFASALYSIGLTLLYIILMFTVVRPFLKKLGAAYANQEVINKSFVGFILLVLIISSALTEVLGIHALFGAFMAGVVMPPSQGFRKVMMEKVEDIALVFFLPLFFAFTGLRTEIGLINSPELWGVCLMLILVAVVGKLGGCAVASRLVGESWKNSLTIGTLMNTRGLMELVALNIGYEMGVLPPSIFVILVIMALVTTFMTTPLLHLVERFFKRREEKMSLKRKLIFCFGHAESGSNLLSIYSLLYGDKLLKHHVIGAHYTVGTDLNSFNAEQYERDSFSLLDSKAEELKVQIDKRYRVTDKLVQEIAQFVKDEHPDMLLLGAGTRYQVDSPSSRGVYWFSLFRDKIEGVMEQVQCPVAIFVNKGYCGGAISVVLGGSMDLFLLPYLKTMAEHGNTVHLFWFETNDFDFIQQVEKLTSKLPDAMTEQMFSHTSELIAQKNGLLIISNTVYSQLLEDEFAFGESTSVLIIRNRIDK; encoded by the coding sequence ATGGAGAAAGCAAAGAGTAATTATATTATTTATGTTATTATGTTGCTCCTCTTTGGGGGGCTTATCTATATTGCGATAGACGAAGGCGGGCGCTTTATACAGCATTCTGCTACAGATGTTGCTGCTCAACAAGGTACTCCTTTTACTCTGTTTGTTCGTTTTTTGCTAGATAACCTGCATCATCCTTTGGCTATTCTGCTTATTCAGATTATAGCGGTATTGCTTGCTGTACGGTTGTTCGGCTATCTGTTTAAACACATTGGTCAACCGGGTGTTATCGGCGAAATTGTAGCTGGTATTGTTCTTGGCCCTTCATTGCTGGGTTATTTCTTTCCGGATGCCTTCCATTTTCTGTTTCCACCTGAATCCTTAACCAATCTGGGGCTTGTTAGTCAGGTAGGCTTGATCCTTTTCATGTTTGTTATTGGTTTGGAACTTGATTTTTCGGTGCTGAAGAATAAGATCAACGAAACATTGGTCATAAGTCATGCAGGCATATTGGTACCTTTCTTTTTGGGCATTGTTGCGTCTTTTTGGATCTATGAAGAGTATGCGGCCGCTCAAACGGAATTTCTACCTTTTGCTTTATTCATCGGTATATCCATGAGTATAACGGCTTTTCCGGTGTTAGCTCGTATCATTCAAGAACGAAACATGACGAAAACGCCTGTTGGTGTACTCTCTATCGCTTCTGCCGCCAACGATGATGTGACGGCTTGGTGCCTGTTGGCCGTTGTCATAGCGATAGCTAAAGCCGGATCATTTGCAAGTGCGCTTTATTCCATCGGGTTGACGCTACTTTATATCATTCTTATGTTTACTGTCGTTCGTCCCTTTTTGAAGAAACTTGGCGCGGCTTATGCTAATCAAGAAGTAATTAATAAATCTTTTGTTGGCTTCATTCTGCTAGTATTAATCATATCATCGGCTTTAACTGAGGTACTTGGCATTCATGCTCTTTTCGGAGCTTTTATGGCTGGAGTGGTGATGCCGCCGAGCCAGGGTTTTCGTAAGGTAATGATGGAGAAGGTGGAAGATATCGCCTTGGTGTTTTTTCTTCCGCTTTTCTTTGCTTTCACAGGCCTTCGCACTGAGATTGGGCTGATTAATAGTCCCGAACTATGGGGCGTTTGCCTGATGCTGATTCTTGTTGCCGTTGTAGGAAAATTGGGTGGGTGTGCTGTTGCTTCTCGTTTGGTGGGAGAGTCGTGGAAGAATAGCCTGACTATTGGCACATTGATGAATACACGCGGCCTGATGGAACTGGTGGCTTTAAATATCGGTTATGAGATGGGTGTGCTGCCTCCTTCTATTTTCGTGATACTGGTCATCATGGCTTTGGTTACTACGTTTATGACAACTCCTTTACTGCACCTGGTGGAACGATTCTTTAAACGTAGAGAAGAGAAAATGTCGTTGAAGAGAAAACTTATATTTTGCTTTGGTCATGCGGAGTCGGGGAGTAACTTACTTTCCATTTATTCTTTGTTATATGGGGATAAACTGCTAAAGCACCACGTTATTGGAGCCCATTACACTGTCGGTACGGATCTGAATTCATTTAATGCTGAACAATACGAGCGGGATAGTTTTTCCTTACTTGATTCGAAAGCTGAGGAACTAAAGGTACAGATAGACAAAAGATATCGAGTGACAGATAAATTGGTGCAGGAGATTGCTCAGTTTGTGAAAGATGAACATCCGGATATGCTTTTGTTGGGGGCCGGTACTCGGTACCAAGTTGATTCTCCGAGTAGCAGAGGTGTGTATTGGTTCTCATTGTTTCGTGATAAGATAGAAGGAGTAATGGAGCAAGTACAATGCCCGGTAGCCATCTTTGTGAACAAAGGCTATTGTGGTGGTGCTATATCAGTTGTTCTTGGCGGCTCTATGGATCTGTTCTTATTACCTTATCTGAAGACGATGGCAGAGCATGGAAATACGGTTCATTTGTTTTGGTTTGAAACGAACGATTTTGATTTTATTCAGCAGGTAGAGAAACTAACTTCGAAGTTGCCTGATGCAATGACTGAACAGATGTTTAGTCATACATCCGAATTAATCGCTCAAAAGAATGGATTACTGATTATTAGTAACACTGTATATAGCCAATTACTGGAAGATGAGTTTGCATTTGGAGAATCTACATCCGTGCTTATCATCAGAAACAGAATAGATAAATAA
- a CDS encoding patatin family protein, whose product MINMDINKTTGLVLEGGGMRGVFTCGVLDFLMDHNIRFPYTIGVSAGACNGLSFMSHQRGRAKYSNIDLLEKYNYIGLKHLLRKRNIMDFDLLFTEFPEHILPYDYDTYFSSPEHYVMVTTNCLTGEANYFEERHDKKRLIDIARASSSLPFVCPIALVDNVPMLDGGIVDSIPLKHAIEDGFTQNVVVLTRNRGYRKEVKDIKVPSFFYRKYPKLREALSHRSAAYNEQLELVDRMEDEGRITVIRPLNPVNVDRIERDVKKLTVFYEEGYRCAEEVLKRKIPAL is encoded by the coding sequence ATAATAAACATGGATATTAATAAAACTACCGGCTTAGTACTTGAAGGAGGTGGGATGCGTGGCGTTTTCACTTGTGGAGTGCTAGACTTTTTAATGGATCACAACATCCGTTTTCCCTATACGATTGGAGTTTCTGCGGGGGCATGCAATGGGTTGTCATTTATGTCACACCAACGGGGAAGAGCTAAGTATAGCAATATTGATTTGTTGGAGAAGTATAACTATATCGGCCTTAAACATTTGCTTAGGAAGCGAAACATCATGGATTTCGATTTGTTGTTCACCGAGTTTCCAGAACATATCCTTCCGTATGATTACGATACTTATTTCTCTTCGCCTGAGCACTATGTGATGGTTACCACCAATTGCTTGACAGGTGAGGCCAATTACTTTGAAGAGAGGCATGATAAGAAGAGATTGATTGATATTGCTCGGGCTTCGAGTAGTTTACCCTTTGTTTGTCCCATTGCATTGGTCGATAACGTTCCGATGCTTGATGGAGGCATCGTAGATTCTATTCCTTTGAAGCATGCCATCGAAGACGGGTTTACTCAAAACGTGGTGGTGCTTACTAGAAATCGCGGCTATCGCAAAGAGGTGAAAGATATCAAAGTTCCTTCTTTCTTCTATCGCAAGTATCCAAAATTACGCGAAGCGCTTAGTCATAGGAGTGCTGCTTATAATGAACAATTGGAATTGGTGGATCGAATGGAAGATGAGGGACGAATTACCGTAATACGTCCGTTGAATCCTGTAAATGTAGATCGCATTGAACGGGATGTGAAGAAACTTACAGTTTTCTATGAAGAGGGTTATCGTTGCGCAGAAGAAGTCTTAAAGAGGAAGATTCCGGCTTTGTAA
- the nifJ gene encoding pyruvate:ferredoxin (flavodoxin) oxidoreductase, translating into MTKKKFITCDGNQAAAHISYMFSEVAAIYPITPSSTMAEYVDEWAAAGRKNIFGETVLVQEMQSEGGAAGALHGSLQAGALTTTYTASQGLLLMIPNMYKISGELLPCVFHVSARALATQALSIFGDHQDVMAARQTGFAMLVEGSVQEVMDLSGVSHLATLKSRIPFMNIFDGFRTSHEIQKIEMLENDDLAPLIDQDALAEFRKRALNPSAPVARGMAENPDVYFQHREAANSFYEDVPAIVEEYMNEIAKITGRKHNLFDYYGAEDAERVIIAMGSVTEAAREAIDYLTSQGEKVGLVSVHLYRPFSAKHFLGAVPKTVKNIAVLDRTKEPGANGEPLYLDVKDCFYGTENAPVIVGGRYGLSSKDTTPAQILSVFENLALPLPKNHFTIGIVDDVTFTSLPVKEEIALGGEGMYEAKFYGLGADGTVGANKNSVKIIGDNTDKYCQAYFSYDSKKSGGFTCSHLRFGNTAIRSTYLVNTPNFVACHVQAYLKMYDVTRGLQKNGTFLLNTIWNDEELAKNLPNKVKRNFAKNNITVYYINATQIAQEIGLGNRTNTILQSAFFRITAVIPVDLAVEQMKKFIVKSYGKKGEDVINKNYAAVDRGGEYKQMTVDPSWANLTDENEAKNNHPAFVNEVVHPVNAQDGDLLPVSAFKGIEDGTWQQGTAKYEKRGVAAFVPEWEPENCIQCNKCAYVCPHACIRPFVLDSEEQQSANFTTLKAVGKQFADMTFRIQVSALDCLGCNNCVDVCPGNPKKGGKALTMKHLESQLKEVPNWEYCVDTVKSKQHLVDIKSNVKNSQFATPLFEFSGACSGCGETPYVKLITQLFGDREMVANATGCSSIYSGSVPATPYTTNEDGQGPAWANSLFEDFCEFGMGMELANEKMRARIARLMTEAQESDCCSDEMKALFKEWVENMLDADKTKELTEKIVPLVEACDCKYCKEIASLKHYLVKRSQWIIGGDGASYDIGYGGLDHAIASGKDINILVLDTEIYSNTGGQSSKSTPVGAIAKFAASGKRVRKKDLGLMATTYGYVYVAQIAMGADQAQTLKAIREAEAYPGPSLIIAYSPCISHGLKAGMGKAQEEQDDAVKCGYWHLWRYNPALEAEGKNPFLLDSKEPNWDEFQNFLKGEVRYSSVMKQCPTEAAELFKAAEDNAKWRYGNYKRLANQAWGKDAE; encoded by the coding sequence ATGACTAAGAAGAAATTCATCACTTGTGATGGTAATCAAGCTGCCGCGCATATCTCGTATATGTTCTCGGAAGTAGCTGCGATCTATCCTATCACTCCATCTTCGACTATGGCCGAATACGTAGACGAATGGGCTGCCGCAGGACGTAAGAACATCTTCGGCGAGACAGTATTGGTGCAGGAAATGCAATCAGAAGGCGGTGCCGCAGGTGCCCTTCATGGTTCGCTTCAGGCTGGTGCATTGACTACAACTTATACAGCTTCTCAGGGTCTTCTATTAATGATCCCGAATATGTATAAGATTTCAGGTGAATTGCTCCCATGCGTGTTCCATGTATCGGCACGCGCACTGGCAACTCAGGCTTTGTCTATCTTCGGAGACCACCAAGATGTAATGGCTGCACGTCAAACAGGTTTTGCCATGTTGGTAGAAGGCTCTGTACAGGAAGTAATGGACTTATCTGGTGTATCTCATCTAGCTACATTAAAATCCCGCATTCCTTTTATGAACATCTTCGATGGATTCCGTACATCGCATGAGATTCAGAAGATCGAAATGTTGGAAAACGACGATTTGGCTCCGCTGATCGATCAAGACGCTTTAGCCGAATTCCGCAAACGTGCCCTTAACCCATCTGCTCCCGTAGCACGTGGTATGGCCGAAAACCCTGATGTATACTTCCAACACAGAGAAGCAGCAAACTCTTTCTATGAGGATGTTCCTGCAATCGTAGAGGAATACATGAATGAAATTGCAAAAATCACAGGACGCAAACATAACTTGTTCGATTACTACGGAGCTGAAGATGCTGAGCGTGTGATTATCGCTATGGGATCTGTTACTGAAGCTGCTCGCGAAGCTATCGACTACTTAACTTCTCAGGGAGAAAAAGTAGGTTTGGTTTCTGTACACTTGTACCGCCCATTCTCTGCTAAGCATTTCCTTGGTGCCGTGCCTAAAACGGTTAAAAACATTGCAGTACTCGACAGAACAAAAGAACCGGGTGCAAACGGCGAACCGTTATATTTGGACGTTAAAGACTGCTTCTACGGAACAGAAAATGCTCCGGTTATTGTTGGTGGACGTTATGGTCTTTCTTCTAAAGATACAACTCCGGCACAAATCCTTTCTGTATTCGAAAACCTTGCATTGCCATTACCAAAGAATCACTTCACGATCGGTATTGTAGATGACGTAACATTTACTTCTCTACCTGTGAAAGAAGAAATCGCTCTGGGCGGTGAAGGCATGTACGAAGCTAAATTCTACGGTTTAGGTGCAGATGGTACCGTGGGCGCAAACAAGAACTCGGTAAAGATCATCGGAGACAATACTGACAAATATTGCCAAGCATATTTTTCTTATGACTCGAAGAAATCAGGTGGTTTCACTTGTTCTCACCTTCGTTTTGGTAATACTGCTATCCGCTCTACTTATTTGGTAAACACTCCAAACTTCGTAGCTTGCCACGTACAGGCTTACCTAAAAATGTACGATGTAACTCGCGGTTTGCAGAAGAACGGTACTTTCTTGCTGAACACAATCTGGAATGATGAAGAATTGGCCAAGAACCTACCAAACAAAGTAAAACGTAATTTTGCTAAGAATAATATTACTGTTTATTATATCAACGCTACACAGATAGCACAGGAAATTGGTTTGGGCAACCGTACCAATACGATTCTTCAATCTGCATTCTTCCGTATCACAGCTGTAATCCCTGTTGATCTGGCTGTTGAACAAATGAAGAAATTCATTGTGAAGTCTTACGGAAAGAAGGGTGAAGATGTAATCAACAAGAACTATGCAGCTGTAGATCGTGGTGGCGAATACAAACAAATGACTGTAGATCCTTCTTGGGCTAACCTGACTGACGAAAATGAAGCAAAGAATAATCACCCTGCATTTGTCAACGAAGTGGTTCATCCTGTGAATGCACAAGATGGTGACTTGCTTCCTGTTTCTGCTTTCAAAGGTATTGAAGACGGAACATGGCAACAAGGAACAGCTAAGTACGAAAAACGTGGCGTTGCTGCTTTCGTTCCTGAATGGGAGCCTGAAAATTGCATCCAATGTAACAAATGTGCTTATGTTTGCCCTCACGCTTGTATCCGTCCGTTCGTTCTTGACTCAGAAGAACAACAATCGGCTAACTTTACAACACTGAAAGCTGTTGGTAAGCAATTTGCTGATATGACTTTCCGCATTCAGGTGAGTGCCCTTGACTGCCTAGGTTGCAACAACTGTGTTGATGTATGTCCGGGTAACCCAAAGAAGGGTGGCAAGGCTTTGACTATGAAGCACTTGGAATCTCAATTGAAAGAAGTACCTAACTGGGAATATTGTGTTGACACCGTGAAGAGCAAACAACACTTGGTAGACATCAAGTCTAACGTGAAGAATTCTCAGTTTGCAACTCCATTGTTCGAGTTCTCTGGAGCTTGTTCTGGTTGCGGTGAAACTCCTTATGTAAAACTGATCACTCAGTTGTTTGGTGACCGTGAAATGGTGGCCAACGCTACCGGATGTTCATCTATTTACTCTGGATCAGTACCTGCTACTCCTTATACTACTAACGAAGACGGTCAAGGACCTGCTTGGGCAAATTCATTGTTCGAAGACTTCTGCGAATTCGGTATGGGTATGGAGCTCGCTAACGAAAAGATGCGTGCCCGTATTGCAAGATTGATGACTGAAGCTCAGGAATCTGATTGCTGTTCAGATGAGATGAAAGCACTATTCAAAGAATGGGTAGAAAACATGCTTGATGCTGACAAAACAAAAGAACTGACTGAAAAGATCGTTCCATTGGTAGAAGCTTGCGATTGCAAATATTGCAAAGAAATCGCTTCTTTGAAACACTACTTAGTGAAACGTTCTCAATGGATCATCGGTGGTGACGGTGCTTCTTATGATATCGGTTATGGTGGTCTTGACCACGCAATTGCCAGCGGTAAAGATATAAACATCTTAGTACTTGATACTGAGATTTACTCAAACACGGGTGGACAGTCATCTAAATCTACTCCGGTAGGTGCTATCGCTAAGTTTGCTGCTTCAGGTAAGAGAGTACGTAAGAAAGACCTTGGTCTGATGGCTACTACTTACGGTTACGTATACGTTGCACAAATTGCAATGGGTGCCGACCAAGCTCAAACACTAAAAGCCATCCGCGAAGCAGAAGCTTATCCCGGACCATCACTTATCATCGCTTATTCTCCATGTATCAGCCACGGTTTGAAAGCCGGTATGGGCAAAGCTCAGGAAGAACAAGACGATGCAGTTAAGTGCGGTTACTGGCACTTGTGGCGTTATAACCCTGCTTTGGAAGCAGAAGGAAAGAACCCATTCTTGCTTGATTCGAAAGAACCAAACTGGGATGAATTCCAAAATTTCTTGAAGGGTGAAGTACGTTACAGTTCTGTAATGAAGCAATGTCCTACTGAAGCTGCTGAACTATTCAAAGCTGCAGAAGACAACGCTAAGTGGAGATATGGCAACTACAAACGTCTGGCCAACCAAGCTTGGGGAAAAGATGCTGAATAA
- a CDS encoding AAA family ATPase, with translation MEAFYRTHAYLVEHTNAPVRRDLMDEIDWNDRLIGIKGTRGVGKTTFLLQYAKEKFGTDRSCLFINMNNFYFAGNTIVDFVYEFHRRGGKVLLIDQVFKYDGWSKELRMCYDRFPNLKIVFTGSSVMRLKEENLELGDIVKSYNLRGFSFREFLNLQTGMKFRAYTLEEILSNHEQIAKGVLSKVKPLDYFQDYLHHGFYPFFLEKRNFSENLLKTMNMMVEVDILLIKQIELKYLSKIKKLLYLLAVGGPKAPNVSQLAIDIQTSRATVMNYIKYLADARMINMVYPQGEEFPKKPSKIMLHNTNLMYSIYPLNVDEQEVLDTFFLNTMYKDHKLHKGDKNSSFLVDEAMPFKICCEGYKLKGSPNVTYAMHKAEIGRGNQIPLWIFGFLY, from the coding sequence ATGGAAGCATTTTACCGTACACACGCTTATCTTGTAGAGCACACTAATGCCCCTGTACGTCGTGATCTGATGGATGAAATAGATTGGAACGACCGCCTCATAGGCATCAAAGGAACTCGAGGAGTAGGAAAAACGACTTTTTTGCTTCAATATGCCAAAGAGAAGTTCGGTACCGACCGTTCTTGCCTCTTTATTAACATGAACAATTTCTACTTCGCCGGAAATACAATAGTAGATTTCGTCTACGAATTTCATCGCCGCGGGGGAAAAGTGCTACTCATCGACCAAGTCTTTAAATACGACGGATGGAGCAAAGAATTGCGCATGTGCTACGATCGCTTTCCAAACCTGAAAATTGTTTTCACCGGCTCGTCTGTGATGAGATTGAAGGAAGAAAACCTTGAATTAGGAGACATCGTAAAGAGTTACAATTTAAGAGGATTCTCTTTTCGTGAATTTCTGAATCTCCAAACAGGAATGAAGTTCAGAGCATACACACTCGAAGAAATACTCAGTAATCATGAACAGATAGCCAAAGGCGTACTTTCGAAAGTAAAGCCATTAGATTATTTTCAAGACTACCTGCACCATGGCTTCTATCCGTTCTTTCTAGAGAAACGTAATTTCTCCGAGAATCTGCTGAAGACCATGAACATGATGGTAGAAGTAGACATACTGCTTATCAAACAGATAGAGCTAAAGTATCTTTCAAAGATAAAGAAATTATTATACCTATTGGCTGTAGGGGGACCAAAAGCACCCAACGTAAGCCAATTGGCTATTGACATACAAACATCACGGGCAACGGTGATGAACTACATCAAATATCTGGCAGATGCACGAATGATTAACATGGTCTATCCACAAGGAGAAGAGTTCCCAAAGAAACCATCAAAGATCATGCTGCACAACACCAACCTGATGTACTCCATCTACCCTCTGAATGTGGATGAACAGGAAGTGCTCGACACATTCTTTCTGAACACAATGTATAAAGACCATAAACTGCATAAAGGCGATAAGAATTCTTCCTTTTTGGTGGATGAAGCAATGCCGTTTAAGATCTGTTGCGAGGGGTATAAACTAAAGGGGAGTCCGAATGTGACGTATGCCATGCACAAAGCGGAAATAGGCCGCGGTAACCAGATACCACTCTGGATATTCGGCTTTTTATATTAA
- a CDS encoding family 10 glycosylhydrolase: MHRYILSLLFILFILFILCLIPLKANPKYEVRAAWVTAVYGLDWPQAKATSPEGIRRQQTELVAILDKLKAANFNTVLFQARTRGDVLYASEIEPFNSILTGQTGRDPGYDPLAFAVEECHKRGMECHAWIVSIPLGNKKHVAALGNKSVTVQNRSICVPYKTEWFLNPGNPGTKEYLMKLVNEMITRYDIDGVHFDYLRYPENAPLFPDNKEFRLYGKGRNIAQWRRDNLTDIVRYIYKGVKAQKPWVKVSSCPVGKFRDTSRYSSRGFNAFYTVYQDAQGWLEEGIQDQIYPMMYFRGNSFYPFALDWQEHSNGRQIIPGLGIYFLSPSEGNWKRDEVERQINFVRANGLAGQGHYRVKYLIENIQGLYDELTEAYYSTPALQPAMPWLDNVPPTTPKELTVKYEGGYTRLNWVASQDNDKRNEPYYVVYASDIYPVDTSQAENIIDQHVRGNNFTYAPLHPWAAKDYFAVSAVDRYGNESKAVQLDHP, encoded by the coding sequence ATGCATCGCTATATACTTTCTCTACTATTTATACTGTTTATACTGTTTATACTGTGTTTGATTCCGCTCAAAGCGAATCCGAAATATGAAGTTCGGGCAGCTTGGGTCACGGCTGTTTACGGATTAGACTGGCCTCAGGCCAAAGCAACTAGTCCGGAAGGCATCCGTCGCCAACAAACAGAATTAGTTGCTATTCTCGATAAGCTGAAAGCGGCCAATTTCAATACTGTACTTTTTCAGGCCCGCACCCGCGGAGACGTGCTTTATGCCTCGGAGATTGAACCGTTCAATTCTATCCTGACCGGGCAGACAGGAAGAGATCCCGGATACGACCCATTGGCTTTTGCCGTGGAGGAGTGCCACAAGAGAGGAATGGAGTGCCATGCCTGGATCGTTAGCATACCGTTGGGAAACAAAAAGCATGTGGCGGCGTTGGGCAATAAATCGGTAACGGTACAGAATAGAAGTATCTGCGTACCTTATAAAACAGAATGGTTCTTGAATCCGGGTAATCCGGGCACTAAAGAGTATCTGATGAAGTTGGTCAATGAGATGATCACCCGATACGACATAGACGGGGTGCATTTTGACTACCTCCGTTATCCGGAGAATGCTCCACTCTTCCCCGACAACAAGGAATTTCGCCTGTACGGAAAAGGCAGAAACATTGCTCAATGGAGGCGGGACAACCTGACGGATATTGTGCGCTATATATATAAAGGTGTAAAAGCCCAAAAACCATGGGTGAAAGTAAGTAGTTGTCCGGTAGGTAAGTTCCGTGACACATCTCGCTACTCCTCTCGCGGCTTTAATGCTTTCTACACCGTGTATCAAGATGCGCAAGGTTGGCTGGAAGAGGGAATACAAGATCAGATTTACCCGATGATGTACTTTAGAGGCAACAGCTTTTATCCTTTTGCGCTCGACTGGCAGGAACATAGTAACGGCAGACAGATCATTCCCGGACTGGGCATCTATTTTCTAAGTCCTTCTGAAGGCAACTGGAAGCGGGACGAAGTGGAGCGACAAATAAACTTTGTGAGAGCCAACGGACTGGCGGGACAAGGGCACTACCGTGTGAAGTATCTGATAGAAAATATTCAGGGATTGTATGACGAGCTCACTGAAGCCTATTATTCAACTCCGGCTTTGCAGCCGGCCATGCCATGGCTGGACAACGTGCCACCAACAACTCCCAAAGAACTCACCGTAAAATATGAAGGTGGATATACGAGACTAAATTGGGTAGCCTCTCAGGACAATGACAAACGCAACGAGCCGTACTATGTGGTTTATGCTTCCGACATTTATCCGGTGGATACCAGTCAAGCTGAGAATATTATCGATCAGCATGTGCGGGGCAACAACTTCACGTATGCCCCACTTCACCCTTGGGCAGCAAAAGATTATTTTGCAGTGTCGGCTGTAGACCGTTATGGCAACGAGAGCAAAGCTGTACAATTGGATCACCCTTAA
- a CDS encoding carbon starvation CstA family protein: MITFTICLLTLIAGYFIYGRIVERMFAPDDRPTPAMTQADGVDFIPLPTWKIFMIQFLNIAGLGPIFGAIMGAKFGTASYLWIVLGSIFAGATHDYLAGMLSLRHNGESLPEIIGRYLGLPTKQVMRGFTVILMILVGSVFVAGPAGLLAKLTPESLDTTFWIIVVFIYYILATLLPIDKIIGKIYPVFAVALLFMAVGILVMLYVHHPALPEFWDGLQNTHPNAKALPIFPIMFVSIACGAISGFHATQSPLMARCMKSERYGRPVFYGAMITEGIVALIWAAAATYFFHEHGMGETNASVIVDAITKGWLGNVGGLLAILGVIAAPITSGDTAFRSARLIVADFLGLDQKSISRRLYICVPMFILAIGLLLYSLRDKDGFDTIWRYFAWANQTLSVFTLWAVTVFLVRAKKLYWLTLLPALFMTAVCSTYISIAPEGLGLSQNISFFVGATCTLLGVVWFVTWKKRLLKHG; encoded by the coding sequence ATGATTACGTTTACTATTTGCCTATTGACCCTTATCGCCGGATATTTCATCTATGGACGCATCGTAGAACGCATGTTTGCACCTGATGATCGACCGACTCCTGCCATGACCCAAGCCGATGGCGTTGATTTTATTCCATTGCCTACATGGAAGATCTTTATGATACAGTTTCTCAATATAGCCGGACTAGGTCCTATCTTCGGAGCTATTATGGGAGCAAAGTTTGGCACTGCTTCCTATCTTTGGATTGTACTTGGAAGTATTTTTGCCGGAGCTACGCACGACTATCTTGCCGGTATGCTCTCGTTGAGGCACAATGGCGAGAGCCTTCCCGAAATTATAGGACGCTATTTGGGGTTGCCTACCAAACAAGTTATGCGTGGTTTCACTGTTATTCTCATGATTTTAGTCGGCTCCGTATTTGTAGCAGGCCCTGCAGGTCTTTTAGCTAAGTTGACGCCCGAATCTTTGGATACTACATTTTGGATTATCGTTGTTTTCATTTATTATATATTGGCTACTTTGTTACCTATTGATAAGATTATAGGCAAGATATATCCGGTGTTTGCTGTCGCCTTGTTATTTATGGCTGTAGGCATTCTTGTTATGCTTTATGTGCATCATCCGGCATTACCCGAATTCTGGGATGGATTGCAGAACACTCACCCTAATGCAAAGGCGTTGCCTATTTTTCCTATCATGTTTGTGAGTATTGCTTGTGGCGCCATCTCCGGTTTTCATGCCACACAAAGTCCGTTGATGGCTAGATGTATGAAGAGTGAGCGCTATGGTCGCCCTGTATTCTATGGAGCAATGATTACTGAAGGAATCGTTGCCTTAATCTGGGCTGCTGCCGCTACTTACTTTTTTCACGAACACGGTATGGGTGAAACAAACGCATCCGTCATTGTCGATGCCATTACCAAAGGTTGGTTGGGCAACGTGGGAGGTCTTTTGGCTATTTTAGGTGTTATTGCCGCTCCTATTACTTCGGGTGATACAGCCTTTCGTTCCGCCCGTCTCATTGTAGCCGACTTTCTGGGTTTGGATCAAAAAAGCATAAGTCGTCGTTTGTACATTTGTGTACCGATGTTTATTCTTGCCATAGGTTTACTACTTTACAGTCTTCGAGATAAAGACGGATTCGATACTATTTGGCGCTACTTTGCATGGGCCAATCAGACACTTTCCGTATTTACACTTTGGGCAGTCACCGTATTTCTGGTGCGGGCAAAGAAATTGTATTGGCTTACGCTTCTTCCTGCCTTGTTTATGACGGCTGTTTGCTCTACTTATATTAGTATTGCACCCGAAGGATTGGGACTTTCGCAAAATATCTCTTTCTTTGTAGGAGCTACCTGCACGCTGTTAGGTGTCGTATGGTTCGTTACTTGGAAAAAACGTTTGCTTAAGCATGGATAA